Proteins from a single region of Mucilaginibacter daejeonensis:
- a CDS encoding glycoside hydrolase family 28 protein, producing MKGLLFKISLLITPLLTNVQSKVKPEAMRTEHASAVVGAPRYYDISRSGAVGDGKTMNTKSIQALIDKCAKAGGGTLLIPKGVFLSGALFLKPGVNIEMRDGAVLKGSTNIEDYPKILTRIEGHFEPWRAALLNGDKVDHLRITGNGTLDGSGKPFWLLFYARRDSIPGTTNLNVERPRLAFIQNSRDVKISGIRFLNSGFWNLHLYRDQNVEVTNCRFEAPGGAKPHDHAPSSDGIDVDSSQDINIIKCYFSVGDDDIALKGSKGPLAMGDHDSPPVERVTISDCVFESGGGVVTCGSEATIVRHVKVERCIARGVNVLRLKLRPDTPQQYEDITLDGITMEGNSTLLKVSPWTQYFDLKGQQPPSSTVRNISVSNVKGSCATLGEMKGTERTTFGTFTLKNIDLQVKKEAGFAGGAADKLTLVNVKVNGQPYQVK from the coding sequence ATGAAAGGTCTACTATTCAAAATATCATTGCTGATAACGCCTTTGCTCACCAATGTTCAATCCAAGGTGAAGCCAGAAGCTATGCGAACTGAACATGCTTCGGCTGTGGTAGGTGCTCCCCGCTATTACGATATATCCAGATCAGGGGCCGTAGGGGATGGCAAGACCATGAACACCAAAAGCATCCAGGCCTTGATCGATAAATGCGCTAAGGCAGGCGGCGGGACATTACTGATCCCTAAGGGCGTATTCTTATCTGGTGCATTGTTCCTGAAGCCGGGTGTGAACATTGAGATGCGTGATGGTGCGGTATTGAAAGGCTCGACCAACATTGAGGATTATCCTAAGATACTGACCCGCATAGAAGGGCACTTTGAGCCCTGGAGGGCCGCCTTGCTCAACGGCGATAAGGTGGATCATTTACGCATTACTGGTAACGGCACGCTTGATGGTAGTGGCAAGCCATTCTGGCTGCTGTTCTATGCCCGTCGTGATTCTATTCCGGGCACTACCAACCTGAACGTTGAAAGGCCGCGACTGGCGTTCATACAAAACTCTCGGGATGTTAAGATCAGCGGTATCCGTTTCCTGAACTCCGGGTTCTGGAACCTGCACCTGTACCGTGATCAGAACGTGGAGGTGACCAATTGCCGTTTCGAGGCGCCAGGCGGTGCCAAACCTCATGACCATGCCCCAAGTTCTGACGGGATCGACGTGGATAGCTCTCAGGATATCAACATCATCAAATGCTACTTTTCGGTAGGGGATGATGACATTGCCTTGAAAGGTTCAAAAGGTCCGTTGGCCATGGGCGATCATGACAGTCCACCAGTGGAGCGCGTCACTATCTCTGATTGCGTTTTTGAATCGGGTGGGGGAGTAGTGACCTGCGGAAGCGAGGCCACCATAGTGAGGCATGTAAAGGTAGAGCGTTGTATCGCCCGCGGCGTGAACGTGCTTCGCTTAAAATTACGTCCCGATACCCCGCAGCAATATGAAGATATAACCCTTGATGGCATCACCATGGAAGGCAACTCTACATTGCTCAAAGTATCACCATGGACGCAGTATTTCGACTTGAAAGGACAGCAACCGCCAAGCTCTACAGTGCGTAACATCAGTGTTTCTAATGTTAAGGGCAGCTGCGCTACCTTGGGGGAGATGAAAGGTACCGAACGCACCACCTTCGGCACGTTCACCTTAAAGAACATTGACCTGCAGGTTAAAAAGGAAGCTGGTTTCGCAGGAGGTGCGGCCGATAAGCTGACCTTAGTGAACGTCAAAGTGAACGGGCAGCCATATCAGGTGAAGTAG
- a CDS encoding RagB/SusD family nutrient uptake outer membrane protein: MKRSVKILCSAAAVSFMLTMPTSCKKSFLDENAITQLTTEDFKTTFGLDGLSIGMYQGLRFHFNYEWAYATTNYGTDEFTVGGDRTEQMFNSYDANLTTLNGDVATVWDNMYGNINSANILIENVPLYYDGANKNTRLGEGYFMRGFDYFKLVKQFGGVPLKLKASLTIEEEFTRASAQQVYEQIIGDLTQAYNLLPATPAERGRITKWAAAHFLAKVYLFRASEINSDWNASTKQADLTKAIQLCDEIINTSGRTLATNFSDLWNFTTVDGPNETNAEIILAAEFSNNTATQGRYGNQAHLWYPSLYQNQPGMVRDLAGGREFQRLRSTDYALDVYDRVNDSRFWKSFKTRYISNNAANLPKWPAGHPQAGQNKFSVGQESILYIVNNAGDTRYTTASIALRAPTMYVRYFAGQPENLLGNHGNFSTSQYVTMSKFLDGSRNTVASQFGQRDGILARLGETYLIAAEAQGRLGNYAAALPYLNKLRDRAAYKEGEDRAAYVDGGIAYRTNPATSPTANTSYSDRNTYYESNNLPTTTTSSTLTNLRLNGVGDILNSTREFYSRVGAGSDADKFLAFILNERSRELMGEFMRWEDLARTRTLVARATAFNDEAKPIAPKHLLRPIPQTSYLDLVKKNGSPLTPAEKQEVQNPGW; this comes from the coding sequence ATGAAAAGATCTGTAAAAATATTATGCAGTGCCGCAGCAGTAAGCTTTATGCTGACCATGCCCACTTCATGTAAAAAAAGTTTTTTGGATGAGAATGCGATCACGCAACTCACCACCGAAGATTTCAAGACCACTTTCGGTCTGGATGGTCTGTCGATCGGTATGTACCAGGGCCTGCGTTTCCACTTCAATTACGAGTGGGCCTACGCTACCACCAACTACGGTACCGATGAGTTCACTGTAGGTGGCGACCGTACTGAACAAATGTTCAACTCGTACGATGCTAACCTGACCACGCTTAACGGCGATGTGGCCACCGTTTGGGATAACATGTATGGCAATATCAACTCGGCCAATATCCTGATCGAGAACGTACCATTGTATTATGATGGAGCTAACAAGAACACCCGTTTGGGTGAAGGTTACTTCATGCGCGGATTCGATTATTTTAAACTCGTAAAACAGTTCGGTGGTGTGCCGCTTAAACTCAAAGCATCGCTAACGATCGAGGAAGAGTTCACCCGTGCGAGTGCACAGCAGGTATACGAGCAGATCATAGGTGATCTGACGCAGGCATACAATCTGTTGCCTGCAACGCCTGCCGAGCGTGGCCGCATCACCAAATGGGCAGCAGCACACTTTTTAGCTAAGGTTTACCTGTTCCGCGCCAGCGAGATCAACAGCGACTGGAATGCCTCGACCAAGCAAGCCGACCTGACCAAAGCGATACAGCTTTGCGACGAGATCATCAATACCAGCGGCCGTACCCTGGCCACTAACTTCAGTGATCTTTGGAACTTCACCACAGTTGACGGCCCCAATGAGACCAACGCCGAGATCATATTGGCGGCCGAGTTCTCGAACAACACCGCCACACAAGGCCGTTATGGTAACCAGGCGCACCTTTGGTACCCATCACTGTACCAGAACCAGCCAGGTATGGTGCGTGACCTGGCCGGTGGTCGTGAGTTTCAGCGCTTACGCTCAACCGACTATGCCCTTGATGTATATGACCGCGTGAACGATTCCCGTTTTTGGAAGAGCTTCAAGACCCGCTACATCAGTAACAACGCCGCTAACTTACCTAAATGGCCTGCCGGTCATCCGCAAGCCGGTCAAAACAAGTTTTCGGTGGGTCAGGAGTCTATCCTTTACATCGTGAACAACGCTGGTGATACCCGCTATACCACTGCAAGCATAGCATTGCGTGCACCTACTATGTATGTACGTTATTTTGCCGGTCAGCCAGAGAACTTGCTGGGTAACCATGGTAACTTCAGTACCAGCCAGTACGTTACCATGTCTAAATTCTTAGATGGTTCGCGTAATACTGTAGCCTCACAATTTGGCCAGCGTGATGGTATCCTGGCTCGTTTGGGCGAGACCTACCTGATCGCAGCCGAAGCACAAGGCCGTTTGGGTAACTATGCAGCAGCGCTGCCTTACCTTAACAAGTTGCGTGACCGCGCGGCTTACAAAGAAGGTGAGGATCGTGCCGCATACGTGGACGGTGGCATCGCTTACCGTACCAACCCGGCAACCTCACCTACAGCCAATACTTCATACTCTGACCGTAACACTTACTACGAATCAAACAACCTGCCCACTACTACTACAAGTAGTACGTTGACCAACCTTCGTTTGAATGGTGTGGGAGATATCCTAAACTCTACGAGAGAGTTTTACAGCAGGGTAGGTGCTGGTTCAGATGCCGACAAGTTCCTGGCCTTTATCCTGAACGAGCGCTCGCGCGAGTTGATGGGTGAATTCATGCGCTGGGAAGATCTGGCCCGTACCCGAACGCTGGTGGCAAGGGCGACCGCCTTTAATGATGAGGCCAAGCCTATCGCGCCTAAGCACTTGTTGCGCCCGATCCCGCAAACTTCTTACTTGGATCTGGTTAAAAAGAATGGCTCACCACTTACCCCGGCCGAAAAGCAGGAAGTACAGAACCCGGGCTGGTAA
- a CDS encoding SusC/RagA family TonB-linked outer membrane protein → MKITFSQLLIALILSSVAYSKSTNAQILDKIVSVTLNEPDLQSALKVLEQSSGVKFVYSKSVINTDRQITYTANAQKLETILTNILPGDINYQLINDRIVLSKRSAAATATATAPIPIKGKIVSDKGEELVGVSITVKGTNSGTISDVNGNFTLNVPDANAVLVVKYVGFTTQEVTVGNQTNLNIKLITQASNLSEVVVVGYNVVKRADVTSSVVSVNAEEIRSRPVANALQAIQGKAAGVDITSNERPGEIGSVRIRGARSINATNNPLYVVDGIPLDLRTGGIETINPNDIETIDILKDASATAIYGSRGANGVILVTTKRGKAGKLALDYVGTLTVENLHNRQEMMNSAQYIEFRRDAYRRVGYLNPSAAASSTYPTTPTLADDRRIFGQDALAFANIEKGWANGTYDGSLVPTTDWGSMVIRTGLTHDHVLSASGGTDKIKAYTSFGYLHQDGTQLGQDYNRYSAKVSVDASPTKWLTMGGSINASFGKQNYGFSTTSATGPNQLYFAALGMLPYAVPFDANGNRINLPGGDVNIQNPIGEDKYNINLRKINRALGSFYAEVNIMKGLKYRLNFGPDFYNNYNGRWMDQNSINRGAGQAGSTNYAQLNQTSNLSWTLDHLLYYNKSIGKHDIGATFLQSSTSYRQETSTMTATKLPYNSQLWYQLNSVAALDGFGTNLVQTSLNSYMGRFNYSYDSRYILTVSGRWDGASQLAPGNKWDFFPSASVAWRMDQEDFIRAANWVDNLKVRFGVGVVGNSAIGPYSTVGQLQTLYYTYGNSVQPGYVSSDASLANPISLPNKSLGWEKTTQYNLGIEFGLFKNRVTGAIDLYRSRTNDLLFLRPILSINGYSTSYDNIASTSNRGIEVTLTTVNIKKRDFNWSTTVNFAANKDKIVKLINGDQSLVASNLFIGQRISSYYDYEKAGIWQDTPDDQALMKKYSDANNGVRQFFPGSIKVVDQNGDGRIDANSDRVVRGSSTPSWTGGMTNTFNYKGVELSAFVFARWNYLIQTGAESLQGRFAQRVVDYWTPTNPTNAYPAPLYTSATGDPFRSAMNYQDGSFIKIRNITLGYFLPTKVTKMMNLSRVKIYAQALNPGFVYSKIDWIDPDTGGSVFNRGFVFGLNVGF, encoded by the coding sequence ATGAAAATCACGTTTAGCCAGTTACTTATTGCCCTCATACTATCGAGTGTGGCGTACTCAAAAAGTACCAATGCGCAAATACTTGACAAGATAGTAAGCGTTACCCTGAACGAGCCCGACCTGCAAAGCGCACTTAAAGTGCTGGAGCAAAGTTCGGGCGTTAAGTTCGTGTATAGCAAAAGTGTGATCAACACTGATCGCCAGATCACTTACACGGCCAACGCACAAAAGTTAGAGACCATTTTAACCAACATTTTACCCGGCGACATCAACTATCAGCTCATTAACGATCGTATCGTGTTGAGCAAAAGGTCTGCCGCCGCCACTGCCACAGCCACCGCACCTATCCCGATCAAAGGAAAGATCGTGAGTGATAAAGGTGAGGAACTGGTAGGCGTGAGCATTACCGTGAAGGGTACCAACTCGGGCACCATATCTGACGTGAACGGTAACTTTACCCTGAACGTGCCTGATGCCAACGCGGTATTGGTGGTCAAATATGTAGGCTTTACCACCCAGGAGGTAACTGTAGGTAACCAAACCAATCTGAACATCAAGCTGATCACCCAGGCCAGTAACCTGAGTGAGGTAGTGGTAGTAGGTTACAACGTGGTGAAAAGAGCCGACGTGACCTCATCGGTAGTGAGTGTTAACGCCGAGGAGATCCGTTCAAGACCGGTAGCTAACGCTTTACAAGCTATACAGGGTAAAGCAGCGGGTGTGGACATTACCTCGAACGAGCGCCCCGGCGAGATCGGCAGCGTGCGTATACGTGGTGCACGATCGATCAACGCTACCAACAACCCTTTATACGTGGTGGACGGTATCCCACTTGACCTGCGTACAGGCGGTATTGAGACCATCAACCCTAACGACATCGAGACCATCGACATTTTGAAGGATGCCTCTGCAACAGCGATCTACGGTTCGCGTGGTGCGAACGGTGTGATCTTGGTGACCACCAAGAGGGGTAAGGCCGGCAAGCTGGCACTCGATTATGTAGGAACCCTTACGGTAGAGAACCTACACAACCGTCAGGAGATGATGAACTCGGCACAGTACATCGAGTTCAGGAGAGATGCTTACCGTCGTGTAGGTTATTTGAACCCGAGTGCTGCTGCGTCATCTACCTATCCCACTACTCCGACCTTGGCCGATGACCGTCGTATATTCGGTCAAGATGCCCTGGCCTTTGCCAATATTGAAAAAGGCTGGGCTAACGGTACTTATGACGGAAGCTTAGTGCCTACCACTGACTGGGGAAGCATGGTGATCCGCACTGGTTTGACACATGATCATGTATTGAGCGCAAGCGGCGGTACCGATAAGATCAAAGCCTATACCTCGTTCGGTTATTTGCACCAGGATGGTACTCAGTTAGGTCAGGACTATAACCGTTACAGCGCTAAAGTGAGCGTTGATGCATCACCTACCAAATGGCTTACCATGGGGGGTAGTATCAATGCCTCTTTCGGTAAACAGAATTACGGTTTCTCGACCACCAGTGCTACCGGTCCTAACCAATTATATTTTGCGGCCTTAGGCATGTTGCCTTACGCCGTTCCGTTTGACGCGAACGGTAACCGCATTAACCTGCCAGGTGGTGATGTGAACATTCAGAACCCGATCGGTGAGGATAAATACAACATCAACTTGCGCAAGATCAACCGTGCTTTAGGTTCTTTCTATGCTGAGGTGAACATTATGAAAGGTTTGAAATATCGCCTGAACTTCGGTCCCGATTTTTACAACAACTACAACGGCCGCTGGATGGATCAAAACTCGATCAACCGCGGTGCTGGTCAGGCCGGATCCACCAACTATGCCCAATTGAACCAAACCAGCAACCTGTCATGGACGCTTGATCACCTGTTGTATTACAACAAGAGCATAGGCAAGCACGACATTGGTGCTACCTTCCTGCAAAGTTCAACCTCATACCGTCAGGAAACATCGACCATGACGGCTACCAAGCTTCCTTACAACAGCCAGCTGTGGTATCAACTGAACTCAGTGGCCGCGCTTGATGGCTTCGGTACCAACCTTGTTCAAACATCACTGAACTCGTACATGGGCCGTTTCAACTACTCTTATGACAGCCGTTACATCCTGACCGTTTCTGGTCGTTGGGATGGTGCTTCGCAATTGGCTCCCGGCAACAAATGGGATTTCTTCCCATCGGCATCGGTGGCCTGGCGCATGGATCAGGAAGACTTCATCAGAGCAGCTAATTGGGTCGATAACCTGAAAGTAAGATTTGGTGTTGGTGTGGTAGGTAACTCTGCTATCGGTCCATACAGTACCGTAGGTCAATTACAGACCCTTTACTATACTTATGGTAACTCGGTTCAACCAGGTTATGTATCGTCAGATGCATCATTAGCTAACCCCATCTCATTGCCTAACAAATCATTAGGCTGGGAGAAGACCACTCAATACAACTTAGGTATCGAGTTCGGCTTATTCAAGAATCGTGTTACCGGTGCTATCGACCTGTATCGTTCTCGTACCAATGATCTGTTATTCCTGAGACCGATATTAAGCATCAATGGTTACTCAACCTCCTATGACAATATCGCCAGCACCTCTAATCGTGGTATAGAGGTTACTCTGACCACCGTGAACATCAAAAAACGTGATTTCAATTGGTCAACGACGGTGAATTTTGCAGCCAACAAGGATAAGATCGTGAAACTGATCAACGGCGATCAAAGCCTGGTGGCCAGCAACCTGTTCATCGGTCAACGTATCAGTTCATACTACGACTATGAAAAGGCTGGTATTTGGCAAGATACACCAGATGATCAGGCTTTGATGAAGAAGTATAGCGACGCGAACAATGGTGTAAGGCAATTCTTTCCTGGATCAATAAAGGTGGTGGATCAAAACGGTGATGGCCGCATAGACGCCAATAGCGATCGCGTGGTACGTGGCAGCTCTACCCCAAGCTGGACAGGCGGTATGACCAATACCTTTAACTACAAGGGTGTTGAATTATCGGCGTTCGTTTTTGCCCGCTGGAACTATTTGATCCAAACCGGTGCCGAATCATTACAAGGCCGTTTTGCGCAGCGTGTGGTAGATTACTGGACCCCTACCAATCCTACCAATGCCTATCCGGCGCCGTTGTACACCAGTGCCACCGGCGACCCGTTCCGTAGCGCCATGAACTACCAGGATGGTTCGTTCATTAAGATCCGTAACATCACGTTAGGTTACTTCCTGCCTACCAAGGTGACCAAGATGATGAACCTATCGAGAGTGAAGATCTATGCTCAGGCACTTAACCCTGGTTTTGTGTACTCTAAGATCGATTGGATCGATCCTGATACCGGCGGTTCAGTATTCAACCGTGGTTTTGTATTTGGTTTAAATGTTGGTTTCTAA